In one window of Nicotiana tabacum cultivar K326 chromosome 12, ASM71507v2, whole genome shotgun sequence DNA:
- the LOC107815757 gene encoding uncharacterized protein LOC107815757, with the protein MAIDSIPPIIAAQLNYLVTHCPFSVKVENMWPGGKNTGLFDRFSLVIPFCLDYIKWDVIYNAAYPLAAPDVIFGPEDENFRPYRVIGEASDSKSLKNPLTDWNSRDPTRLFSLVLQLRELYKAYQKKRVEEVDDDRLKFEISTMLAREGIEMSLSSNVDKPEEVKFAVPLLDLDLNKMVVGSTWRHQQKIYLQVIYPIGRKYSSAPSAPRLKLVSSSELKSLFSIDDFRLPAWLDGMCMAEYLPTLEEMLESQIKDAVASVESRRKLIMALAPLFGRPVEADPVFCRKATFLSSSGVFTFLVHVAIPLQFPKQQPSLMFQSSQHFNSQALPIKSPVITEYPWSPRWEISDMAERIFDFLVEECLNFKKYCNETMLQNR; encoded by the exons ATGGCGATCGATTCTATTCCTCCCATCATCGCTGCTCAGCTGAATTACTTAGTCACACACTGTCCATTCTCTGTCAAG GTGGAGAATATGTGGCCAGGAGGCAAAAACACTGGTTTATTTGATCGTTTCTCCTTAGTCATCCCCTTTTGCCTCGATTACATCAAAT GGGATGTGATTTATAATGCAGCGTATCCGTTGGCAGCACCAGATGTTATATTTGGGCCGGAAGATGAAAATTTTCGGCCCTATCGTGTTATTGGCGAAGCTAGTGACTCAAAATCATTGAAGAATCCTCTTACTGATTGGAATAGTAGAGACCCGACTCGTCTGTTTTCTCTAGTTCTGCAACTCAG GGAGTTGTACAAAGCGTatcaaaagaaaagagttgaagaagttgatGATGACAGGTTGAAGTTTGAAATCAGCACAATGCTCGCCAGAGAG GGAATTGAAATGTCTCTGAGTTCAAATGTTGATAAG CCAGAAGAGGTTAAATTCGCTGTCCCTTTGCTGGATTTGGATTTGAACAAAATGGTTGTTGGATCCACATGGCGCCATCAGCAAAAGATATACTTACAG GTTATATATCCGATTGGCAGAAAATACTCCAGTGCTCCTTCTGCTCCACGTTTGAAATTGGTTTCTTCTTCTGAATTGAAGTCTCTATTCTCAATTGATGATTTTAGGCTTCCTGCATGGTTGGATGGAAT GTGCATGGCTGAGTACCttccaactttagaagaaatgcTTGAATCGCAG ATTAAAGATGCAGTTGCATCCGTTGAAAGTAGAAGGAAGCTCATTATGGCATTAGCTCCTCTTTTTGGAAGGCCAGTAGAAGCCGATCCA GTTTTCTGCAGGAAAGCGACTTTTCTATCTTCCTCTGGGGTATTTACTTTTCTG GTTCATGTTGCCATCCCACTTCAGTTCCCTAAGCAGCAGCCAAGTTTGATGTTTCAGAGTTCGCAG CACTTTAATTCTCAAGCTCTGCCCATCAAGTCTCCGGTGATTACTGAATATCCATGGAGTCCCAGATGGGAAATATCAGATATGGCTGAGCGGATCTT CGATTTCCTTGTTGAAGAATGCTTGAATTTCAAGAAATACTGCAATGAAACCATGCTTCAGAACCGATGA